Proteins from a genomic interval of Syngnathoides biaculeatus isolate LvHL_M chromosome 23, ASM1980259v1, whole genome shotgun sequence:
- the tmem181 gene encoding transmembrane protein 181, whose protein sequence is MELLAPMRLYTLSKRHFVLVFVVFLACFGLTVFIGIAGPKILSEQVYSGDQFLAKNVSVNTGPFNLNSPPLTTYHQQLWLTCLMQAEHINVGDFQQPFNITVELKGVMQDATVTHISSVRSKSRTLHCGAKCDEIIVLHLGYLNYNQYQVTVSFKGLENITYELKVNFVWTTYNPSFSQVEIWFRFVFVVLTFMVTCLFAHSLRKFSMRDWGIEQKWMAILMPLLLLYNDPFFPLSFLVNSWFPGLLDAFFQALFLCALLLFWLCVYHGIRVQGERRCLTFYLVKLVIVGLLWLSAVTLGIWQTINELQDPTYQYKVDINNFEGMKVFFLIIVVLYVLYLIFLIVRACSELKNMPYSDLRLKFLTALTSVVLAISLVILYLRFGAKALQDNFVAELSTHYQNSVEFLSFYGLLNFYLYALAFVYSPSKNALYDSQLKDNPAFSMLNDSDDDVIYGSDYEDMALQNGRAFKATANFQDQSDSD, encoded by the exons ATGGAGTT ATTGGCGCCCATGCGTCTCTACACTCTGTCTAAAAGACATTTTGTGTTGGTCTTCGTGGTTTTCCTGGCTTGTTTCGGCCTCACAGTCTTCATTGGAATTGCAG GTCCAAAGATACTCTCTGAGCAGGTGTACAGTGGGGATCAGTTCCTTGCCAAAAATGTATCAGTTAAT ACTGGGCCCTTCAATCTAAATTCCCCACCTCTGACCACATATCACCAGCAGCTCTGGCTCACCTGCCTGATGCAGGCCGaacacattaatg TGGGCGACTTCCAGCAGCCCTTCAATATCACCGTGGAGCTCAAAGGTGTGATGCAGGACGCCACTGTGACGCACATCAGCAGCGTACGCAGCAAGTCGAGAACCCTGCACTGCGGCGCC AAATGCGACGAGATCATCGTGCTGCATCTGGGCTACCTCAACTACAACCAGTACCAGGTCACAGTCAGCTTCAAAGGCCTTGAAAATATCACATATGAGCTCAAGGTTAACTTTGTG TGGACAACTTACAATCCAAGCTTTTCCCAAGTGGAGATCTGGTTCCGCTTTGTTTTCGTGGTGTTGACCTTCATGGTGACG TGTCTCTTTGCTCACTCGCTGAGGAAGTTTTCCATGAGGGACTGGGGCATCGAGCAGAAGTGGATGGCAATCCTGATGCCTCTGCTACTACTCTACAATG ATCCGTTTTTTCCGCTGTCGTTCCTGGTGAACAGCTGGTTTCCCGGCCTGTTGGACGCCTTCTTCCAGGCACTGTTCCTGTGCGCCCTGCTGCTCTTCTGGCTCTGCGTCTACCACGGCATACGTGTTCAG GGCGAGCGGCGATGCCTGACCTTCTACTTGGTGAAGTTGGTCATCGTGGGCCTTCTGTGGCTCTCGGCCGTCACACTCGGCATTTGGCAGAC GATCAACGAACTCCAAGACCCGACCTATCAGTACAAAGTCGACATAAACAACTTTGAG GGCATGAAGGTGTTCTTCCTGATTATCGTTGTCCTCTACGTCCTCTACTTGATCTTCCTGATTGTCAGAGCCTGCTCGGAACTCAAGAACATGCCTTACTCAG ATCTGCGGCTCAAGTTCTTGACAGCGCTGACGTCTGTGGTCCTGGCCATAAG CTTGGTCATTCTTTACTTGCGGTTTGGTGCCAAGGCACTCCAGGACAACTTTGTGGCCGAACTCTCCACTCACTACCAGAACT CAGTCGAGTTTTTGTCCTTTTATGGGCTGCTCAACTTTTACTTGTATGCATTAGCATTTGTGTACTCACCCTCCAAAAATGCCCTTTATG ACTCGCAGTTGAAGGATAATCCTGCTTTCTCCATGCTGAACGACTCGGACGACGACGTCATATACGG GAGCGATTACGAGGACATGGCTTTACAAAACGGACGTGCCTTCAAAGCAACCGCCAACTTCCAGGACCAGAGCGATAGCGACTGA